A genomic region of Melanotaenia boesemani isolate fMelBoe1 chromosome 21, fMelBoe1.pri, whole genome shotgun sequence contains the following coding sequences:
- the dlgap5 gene encoding disks large-associated protein 5 isoform X2 — MESRFAHLRQRDASVSMLRVKMSRRRSQSQKENRERAVNTRRQLDKLPELEMSSLDASIMLANMSTIQEKALDNARPAKTKAQEERVKQLERWKERKVLEREKEKREKERKGVFKTGLYQPKDTLTVVLLPAVPPASNRPKEKKVNTAITQSTRVTRSMKQQQEVHKPLKMQDPNSRTNKVQPAVEKSTRTCVAPVRPAAAATKSKVCAVEPAVRASSTRSANRLPVTKAPAMKDKPKDVRPIRTIVVVNPLAPPSDGLRNCKAAGSNPVHPKEPEVTEAEKTPCPPSPTSCPEEQDMVVDQAPEQPVPSGDAALPSFAPDGFTFQAPAGLSSFKFEPLTPRSADAFLTPSSSFNLPPGPICSVEPQTKPSQPSPPKTPHCSPCAGPALTKHDVPYFRSEIDKETDKLTTLSLHWESKVEDESIPEEMRDRMRSAVGQARLLMKERFNQFSGLVDDCELGRGEKITTCTDLQGFWDMVYYQVEDVKKKFDALKEAEGRGWVEEHKPPSRQRKVVKKPTAAPTNPTGTRAAAKSRLAAVKAAMKARQQAATLERETKDAENVETGASSQEPQPQSGAQTLERVVFDGGFFQVESPAKSTIRRSSRLSAAVLPRASPCTTYVSPRRVTRQSLALAQTMVALASPAQSVHTPVRLHLTLEQTPAPKSRGATPQLPQNQEGAVNGSLCFSPVKEVLTDEIQSERSSTQQLERASSQDNTAAEDIHNDLSLPPRLSFAPCKTPSPVLQTPEPSAAMSFMLSPCVTPGQPAISSPARQVHMEAQEFVCHTQNASVIEEIPGLDFERYLQPSQRCSLSPSETVARESLSPMATDVEMESPRSQSEELLTQQEPALSVESSVLAPQSPQVQTAESALLLFTPDLKDRIRQSVCPNDLMFFTPPDI; from the exons ATGGAGTCTCGATTCGCTCACCTGCGTCAGCGGGACGCCAGTGTGTCAATGCTGAGGGTAAAAATGTCACGAAGAAGATCTCAGTCCCAAAAGGAGAATCGAGAGCGAGCTGTAAATACACGCAGGCAGCTAGATAAACTCCCAGAGCTGGAAATGTCCTCTTTGGATGCATCCATCATGTTGGCCAACATGTCTACCATTCAGGAGAAGGCACTGGACAATGCAAGACCTGCAAAAA CTAAAGCACAAGAGGAGAGGGTGAAACAGCTTGAGCGCTGGAAAGAACGGAAGGTTCTTGAAAGGGaaaaggagaagagagagaaagagcgtAAAGGGGTGTTTAAGACTGGCCTTTATCAACCGAAGGACACCCTCACTGTTGTGTTGCTCCCTGCTGTCCCACCTGCTTCGAACAGACCTAAAGAG AAAAAGGTGAATACAGCTATAACCCAAAGCACCAGAGTTACCCGTTCTatgaaacagcagcaggaagtgcacaag CCTCTCAAGATGCAGGATCCAAATTCCAGGACAAACAAAG TTCAACCTGCTGTGGAAAAATCAACTAGGACCTGTGTAGCTCCTGTCAGGCCTGCAGCAGCTGCCACCAAAAGCAAAGTTTGTGCAG TGGAGCCTGCTGTACGAGCTTCTTCAACCAGATCAGCCAACAGGCTTCCTGTTACTAAAGCTCCTGCAATGAAAGACAAACCTAAAG ATGTAAGACCCATAAGGACCATAGTGGTTGTTAACCCTCTTGCGCCCCCATCTGATGGATTAAGAAACTGCAAAG CAGCTGGGAGCAACCCAGTCCACCCCAAG GAGCCAGAGGTGacagaagcagagaaaacaccTTGTCCTCCCAGCCCAACATCTTGTCCTGAGGAGCAAGATATGGTAGTGGACCAAGCTCCAGAGCAACCTGTTCCTTCTGGGGATGCTGCTTTACCATCCTTTGCTCCCGACGGTTTCACCTTTCAGGCTCCTGCTGGCTTGTCATCCTTCAAGTTTGAGCCTCTTACTCCACGCTCAGCAGATGCCTTCCTTACTCCAAG CTCCAGCTTCAATCTTCCTCCAGGCCCAATTTGCAGTGTTGAGCCTCAAACAAAGCCAAGCCAACCCTCTCCTCCCAAGACTCCACACTGTTCTCCTTGTGCAGGTCCTGCTCTGACAAAGCATGATGTGCCATACTTCAG atCGGAAATtgacaaagagacagacaaaCTGACAACTCTTAGTCTCCACTGGGAGTCTAAAGTGGAAGATGAGTCCATCCCAGAAGAAA TGAGAGACCGTATGCGCTCAGCTGTCGGTCAGGCAAGGCTGCTGATGAAGGAGCGCTTCAACCAGTTCAGCGGTCTGGTGGATGACTGTGAGCTGGGCCGAGGGGAGAAGATCACCACCTGCACTGACCTGCAGGGATTCTGGGATATGGTTTATTACCAG GTGGAAGATGTCAAGAAAAAGTTTGACGCTCTCAAAGAAGCAGAGGGCCGAGGTTGGGTGGAGGAGCACAAACCCCCATCACGCCAAAGGAAAGTGGTAAAG AAACCAACAGCTGCACCTACCAACCCAACAGGAACCAGAGCAGCGGCTAAGTCTCGCCTGGCTGCTGTAAAAGCAGCCATGAAAGCCAGACAGCAGGCGGCCACGCTGGAGAGAGAGACCAAGGATGCTGAAAATGTTGAAACAGGCGCAAGTTCTCAGGAGCCTCAACCGCAATCAGGGGCCCAAACATTGGAAAGAGTAGTCTTTGATGGAGGCTTCTTTCAAGTGGAGAGCCCAGCCAAATCAACAA taaGGAGATCCAGCCGTCTGAGTGCTGCTGTGTTGCCCCGTGCCTCTCCCTGCACCACATACGTCTCACCTAGAAGAGTCACTCGACAGTCCCTCGCATTGGCCCAGACTATGGTTGCACTTGCGTCTCCTGCTCAGTCTGTCCACACTCCAGTGCGGTTGCATCTTACCCTCGAGCAAACTCCAGCACCAAAGTCTAGGGGAGCCACTCCTCAGCTGCCCCAGAACCAAGAGGGAGCTGTAAATGGCTCCCTTTGTTTCTCACCTGTTAAGGAAGTGCTTACAGATGAAATCCAGTCAGAGAGAAGCTCCACACAACAGTTAGAAAGGGCTTCATCACAAGACAACACTGCAGCTGAAGACATCCATAATGACCTCTCTCTCCCTCCAAGACTTAGCTTCGCTCCATGCAAAACACCTTCTCCAGTCCTCCAGACTCCTGAGCCCTCAGCAGCCATGAGTTTCATGCTGTCACCCTGTGTAACTCCTGGCCAGCCAGCCATCTCCTCTCCTGCTAGGCAGGTTCATATGGAGGCCCAGGAGTTTGTGTGTCACACACAAAATGCATCAGTCATTGAG GAAATTCCTGGGTTGGACTTTGAGCGTTACCTACAGCCCTCACAGAGATGCAGCCTGTCACCAAGCGAGACGGTGGCTCGAGAGAGTTTGTCacccatggcaacagatgtaGAGATGGAGAGTCCAAGAAGTCAATCTGAGGAACTGCTTACACAGCAAGAGCCGG CACTGTCTGTAGAGTCTTCGGTGTTAGCTCCTCAGTCACCACAG gTCCAGACTGCAGAATCTGCCCTGCTTCTGTTCACCCCGGATCTGAAGGACAGGATACGCCAGTCTGTCTGTCCAAATGACCTCATGTTCTTCACCCCTCCTGACATATAG
- the dlgap5 gene encoding disks large-associated protein 5 isoform X1, which translates to MESRFAHLRQRDASVSMLRVKMSRRRSQSQKENRERAVNTRRQLDKLPELEMSSLDASIMLANMSTIQEKALDNARPAKTKAQEERVKQLERWKERKVLEREKEKREKERKGVFKTGLYQPKDTLTVVLLPAVPPASNRPKEKKVNTAITQSTRVTRSMKQQQEVHKPLKMQDPNSRTNKVQPAVEKSTRTCVAPVRPAAAATKSKVCAVEPAVRASSTRSANRLPVTKAPAMKDKPKDVRPIRTIVVVNPLAPPSDGLRNCKAYTAAGSNPVHPKEPEVTEAEKTPCPPSPTSCPEEQDMVVDQAPEQPVPSGDAALPSFAPDGFTFQAPAGLSSFKFEPLTPRSADAFLTPSSSFNLPPGPICSVEPQTKPSQPSPPKTPHCSPCAGPALTKHDVPYFRSEIDKETDKLTTLSLHWESKVEDESIPEEMRDRMRSAVGQARLLMKERFNQFSGLVDDCELGRGEKITTCTDLQGFWDMVYYQVEDVKKKFDALKEAEGRGWVEEHKPPSRQRKVVKKPTAAPTNPTGTRAAAKSRLAAVKAAMKARQQAATLERETKDAENVETGASSQEPQPQSGAQTLERVVFDGGFFQVESPAKSTIRRSSRLSAAVLPRASPCTTYVSPRRVTRQSLALAQTMVALASPAQSVHTPVRLHLTLEQTPAPKSRGATPQLPQNQEGAVNGSLCFSPVKEVLTDEIQSERSSTQQLERASSQDNTAAEDIHNDLSLPPRLSFAPCKTPSPVLQTPEPSAAMSFMLSPCVTPGQPAISSPARQVHMEAQEFVCHTQNASVIEEIPGLDFERYLQPSQRCSLSPSETVARESLSPMATDVEMESPRSQSEELLTQQEPALSVESSVLAPQSPQVQTAESALLLFTPDLKDRIRQSVCPNDLMFFTPPDI; encoded by the exons ATGGAGTCTCGATTCGCTCACCTGCGTCAGCGGGACGCCAGTGTGTCAATGCTGAGGGTAAAAATGTCACGAAGAAGATCTCAGTCCCAAAAGGAGAATCGAGAGCGAGCTGTAAATACACGCAGGCAGCTAGATAAACTCCCAGAGCTGGAAATGTCCTCTTTGGATGCATCCATCATGTTGGCCAACATGTCTACCATTCAGGAGAAGGCACTGGACAATGCAAGACCTGCAAAAA CTAAAGCACAAGAGGAGAGGGTGAAACAGCTTGAGCGCTGGAAAGAACGGAAGGTTCTTGAAAGGGaaaaggagaagagagagaaagagcgtAAAGGGGTGTTTAAGACTGGCCTTTATCAACCGAAGGACACCCTCACTGTTGTGTTGCTCCCTGCTGTCCCACCTGCTTCGAACAGACCTAAAGAG AAAAAGGTGAATACAGCTATAACCCAAAGCACCAGAGTTACCCGTTCTatgaaacagcagcaggaagtgcacaag CCTCTCAAGATGCAGGATCCAAATTCCAGGACAAACAAAG TTCAACCTGCTGTGGAAAAATCAACTAGGACCTGTGTAGCTCCTGTCAGGCCTGCAGCAGCTGCCACCAAAAGCAAAGTTTGTGCAG TGGAGCCTGCTGTACGAGCTTCTTCAACCAGATCAGCCAACAGGCTTCCTGTTACTAAAGCTCCTGCAATGAAAGACAAACCTAAAG ATGTAAGACCCATAAGGACCATAGTGGTTGTTAACCCTCTTGCGCCCCCATCTGATGGATTAAGAAACTGCAAAG CATATACAGCAGCTGGGAGCAACCCAGTCCACCCCAAG GAGCCAGAGGTGacagaagcagagaaaacaccTTGTCCTCCCAGCCCAACATCTTGTCCTGAGGAGCAAGATATGGTAGTGGACCAAGCTCCAGAGCAACCTGTTCCTTCTGGGGATGCTGCTTTACCATCCTTTGCTCCCGACGGTTTCACCTTTCAGGCTCCTGCTGGCTTGTCATCCTTCAAGTTTGAGCCTCTTACTCCACGCTCAGCAGATGCCTTCCTTACTCCAAG CTCCAGCTTCAATCTTCCTCCAGGCCCAATTTGCAGTGTTGAGCCTCAAACAAAGCCAAGCCAACCCTCTCCTCCCAAGACTCCACACTGTTCTCCTTGTGCAGGTCCTGCTCTGACAAAGCATGATGTGCCATACTTCAG atCGGAAATtgacaaagagacagacaaaCTGACAACTCTTAGTCTCCACTGGGAGTCTAAAGTGGAAGATGAGTCCATCCCAGAAGAAA TGAGAGACCGTATGCGCTCAGCTGTCGGTCAGGCAAGGCTGCTGATGAAGGAGCGCTTCAACCAGTTCAGCGGTCTGGTGGATGACTGTGAGCTGGGCCGAGGGGAGAAGATCACCACCTGCACTGACCTGCAGGGATTCTGGGATATGGTTTATTACCAG GTGGAAGATGTCAAGAAAAAGTTTGACGCTCTCAAAGAAGCAGAGGGCCGAGGTTGGGTGGAGGAGCACAAACCCCCATCACGCCAAAGGAAAGTGGTAAAG AAACCAACAGCTGCACCTACCAACCCAACAGGAACCAGAGCAGCGGCTAAGTCTCGCCTGGCTGCTGTAAAAGCAGCCATGAAAGCCAGACAGCAGGCGGCCACGCTGGAGAGAGAGACCAAGGATGCTGAAAATGTTGAAACAGGCGCAAGTTCTCAGGAGCCTCAACCGCAATCAGGGGCCCAAACATTGGAAAGAGTAGTCTTTGATGGAGGCTTCTTTCAAGTGGAGAGCCCAGCCAAATCAACAA taaGGAGATCCAGCCGTCTGAGTGCTGCTGTGTTGCCCCGTGCCTCTCCCTGCACCACATACGTCTCACCTAGAAGAGTCACTCGACAGTCCCTCGCATTGGCCCAGACTATGGTTGCACTTGCGTCTCCTGCTCAGTCTGTCCACACTCCAGTGCGGTTGCATCTTACCCTCGAGCAAACTCCAGCACCAAAGTCTAGGGGAGCCACTCCTCAGCTGCCCCAGAACCAAGAGGGAGCTGTAAATGGCTCCCTTTGTTTCTCACCTGTTAAGGAAGTGCTTACAGATGAAATCCAGTCAGAGAGAAGCTCCACACAACAGTTAGAAAGGGCTTCATCACAAGACAACACTGCAGCTGAAGACATCCATAATGACCTCTCTCTCCCTCCAAGACTTAGCTTCGCTCCATGCAAAACACCTTCTCCAGTCCTCCAGACTCCTGAGCCCTCAGCAGCCATGAGTTTCATGCTGTCACCCTGTGTAACTCCTGGCCAGCCAGCCATCTCCTCTCCTGCTAGGCAGGTTCATATGGAGGCCCAGGAGTTTGTGTGTCACACACAAAATGCATCAGTCATTGAG GAAATTCCTGGGTTGGACTTTGAGCGTTACCTACAGCCCTCACAGAGATGCAGCCTGTCACCAAGCGAGACGGTGGCTCGAGAGAGTTTGTCacccatggcaacagatgtaGAGATGGAGAGTCCAAGAAGTCAATCTGAGGAACTGCTTACACAGCAAGAGCCGG CACTGTCTGTAGAGTCTTCGGTGTTAGCTCCTCAGTCACCACAG gTCCAGACTGCAGAATCTGCCCTGCTTCTGTTCACCCCGGATCTGAAGGACAGGATACGCCAGTCTGTCTGTCCAAATGACCTCATGTTCTTCACCCCTCCTGACATATAG